From the Musa acuminata AAA Group cultivar baxijiao chromosome BXJ3-7, Cavendish_Baxijiao_AAA, whole genome shotgun sequence genome, one window contains:
- the UBQ1 gene encoding ubiquitin domain-containing protein DSK2b isoform X4 gives MGADGDPDGTGDSDTVTLQVRCSNGSRFSVEAALDSTVGTLKAALVEKCDVPAEQQRLIYKGRILKDEQTLQSYGLASNHTIHLIRALTPPAASAEAATASHEASREPNNTIGVETAVSNEGGQFGGTDSGGMLFRGIGVNRRDGTGSGFLGFGLPELNQMQQQLAQNPSMMREIMNMPAVQSLMNNPDLIRGMIMNNPQMREIIDRNPEFAHILNDPSTLRQSLEVMRNPELVRELMRNTDRAMSNIESSPEGFNMLRRMYETVQEPFLNATTTAGEMGNDLGQNPFVALLGNQGATQAGNQTPSQSGTSSDVATESAAPNSNPLPNPWSRTAGAAQTTNLRSAPASDGRSTGIAGLGGFGLPELERMAGGVPDPSFLNQLLQNPAIMQMMQSLLSNPQFMNQVLSPQLRGLLGSNSQLIDVLQNPELIRQLTSPETIQVVRQQPRQEQNQTSDGTAGVTNNNGLGLLMNMFSGLGSGTGVANNPDVPPEERYATQLTQLREMGFFDTQENIRALSATAGNIHAAVEWLLRNLE, from the exons ATGGGCGCCGACGGGGACCCCGACGGCACTGGCGACTCGGACACCGTCACCCTCCAAGTCCGGTGCTCCAACGGGTCCAGGTTCTCCGTAGAGGCCGCCCTCGATTCCACCGTCGGCACCCTCAAGGCTGCCCTCGTCGAGAAATGCGACGTCCCGGCGGAGCAGCAGCGGCTGATCTACAAAGGCCGGATCTTGAAGGACGAGCAGACCCTGCAGAGCTACG GATTGGCATCAAATCACACAATTCATTTGATTCGTGCTTTAACACCACCAGCTGCATCTGCTGAAGCAGCAACAGCTAGCCATGAAGCTTCAAGGGAACCAAACAATACTATAGGTGTGGAGACGGCTGTTTCTAATGAAGGTGGGCAATTTGGAGGAACTGATTCTGGAGGCATGCTCTTTCGAGGCATTGGTGTTAACAGGAGAGATGGCACAGGATCCGGATTTTTGGGATTTGGCTTACCAGAACTTAACCAGATGCAGCAACAGCTGGCTCAGAATCCTAGCATGATGAGGGAAATAATGAACATGCCTGCCGTGCAAAGTTTGATGAATAATCCTGATCTAATTCGAGGCATGATAATGAACAATCCTCAAATGCGTGAAATCATAGACAGGAATCCTGAATTTGCACACATTCTTAATGACCCCAGTACTCTCCGACAGTCTCTAGAAGTTATGAGGAATCCTGAACTAGTGAGAGAATTGATGCGGAACACTGATAGGGCTATGAGCAACATTGAATCATCCCCAGAAGGATTCAACATGCTTAGGCGCATGTATGAAACTGTCCAGGAGCCATTTCTAAATGCTACAACCACTGCAGGGGAAATGGGGAATGACTTGGGTCAAAACCCATTTGTGGCACTTTTGGGTAACCAAGGTGCTACACAGGCAGGAAATCAGACACCTAGTCAATCTGGAACTAGTTCAGATGTAGCAACGGAATCTGCTGCACCAAACAGTAACCCACTTCCCAATCCATGGAGCAGAACTG CAGGAGCTGCACAGACTACCAACTTGAGATCTGCCCCTGCAAGTGATGGAAGGTCTACAGGCATTGCTGGGTTAGGTGGATTTGGTTTGCCAGAGTTGGAAAGGATGGCTGGTGGCGTGCCTGACCCATCCTTTTTAAATCAGCTTTTACAGAATCCAGCCATCATGCAGATGATGCAGAGTCTCCTCTCCAACCCTCAGTTTATGAATCAG GTCTTGAGTCCACAACTCCGTGGCTTGTTGGGATCCAATTCCCAGCTCATTGACGTGTTGCAGAACCCGGAATTGATTCGCCAGCTTACTTCTCCTGAGACGATTCAG GTTGTTCGGCAGCAGCCAAGACA GGAACAAAATCAGACCAGTGATGGTACGGCAG GAGTAACGAACAACAATGGGCTGGGACTTCTGATGAACATGTTCAGTGGGCTTGGGTCTGGTACTGGCGTTGCTAATAATCCTGATG TGCCTCCAGAGGAGCGATATGCGACACAGCTGACCCAGCTACGAGAAATGGGTTTCTTCGACACTCAAGAGAACATTCGTGCTTTAAGTGCCACTGCTGGCAACATCCATGCGGCCGTCGAATGGCTGTTAAGAAATCTTGAGTGA
- the UBQ1 gene encoding ubiquitin domain-containing protein DSK2a isoform X1, translating to MGADGDPDGTGDSDTVTLQVRCSNGSRFSVEAALDSTVGTLKAALVEKCDVPAEQQRLIYKGRILKDEQTLQSYGLASNHTIHLIRALTPPAASAEAATASHEASREPNNTIGVETAVSNEGGQFGGTDSGGMLFRGIGVNRRDGTGSGFLGFGLPELNQMQQQLAQNPSMMREIMNMPAVQSLMNNPDLIRGMIMNNPQMREIIDRNPEFAHILNDPSTLRQSLEVMRNPELVRELMRNTDRAMSNIESSPEGFNMLRRMYETVQEPFLNATTTAGEMGNDLGQNPFVALLGNQGATQAGNQTPSQSGTSSDVATESAAPNSNPLPNPWSRTAGAAQTTNLRSAPASDGRSTGIAGLGGFGLPELERMAGGVPDPSFLNQLLQNPAIMQMMQSLLSNPQFMNQVLSPQLRGLLGSNSQLIDVLQNPELIRQLTSPETIQQLLSFQQSFLSQVVRQQPRQEQNQTSDGTAGVTNNNGLGLLMNMFSGLGSGTGVANNPDVPPEERYATQLTQLREMGFFDTQENIRALSATAGNIHAAVEWLLRNLE from the exons ATGGGCGCCGACGGGGACCCCGACGGCACTGGCGACTCGGACACCGTCACCCTCCAAGTCCGGTGCTCCAACGGGTCCAGGTTCTCCGTAGAGGCCGCCCTCGATTCCACCGTCGGCACCCTCAAGGCTGCCCTCGTCGAGAAATGCGACGTCCCGGCGGAGCAGCAGCGGCTGATCTACAAAGGCCGGATCTTGAAGGACGAGCAGACCCTGCAGAGCTACG GATTGGCATCAAATCACACAATTCATTTGATTCGTGCTTTAACACCACCAGCTGCATCTGCTGAAGCAGCAACAGCTAGCCATGAAGCTTCAAGGGAACCAAACAATACTATAGGTGTGGAGACGGCTGTTTCTAATGAAGGTGGGCAATTTGGAGGAACTGATTCTGGAGGCATGCTCTTTCGAGGCATTGGTGTTAACAGGAGAGATGGCACAGGATCCGGATTTTTGGGATTTGGCTTACCAGAACTTAACCAGATGCAGCAACAGCTGGCTCAGAATCCTAGCATGATGAGGGAAATAATGAACATGCCTGCCGTGCAAAGTTTGATGAATAATCCTGATCTAATTCGAGGCATGATAATGAACAATCCTCAAATGCGTGAAATCATAGACAGGAATCCTGAATTTGCACACATTCTTAATGACCCCAGTACTCTCCGACAGTCTCTAGAAGTTATGAGGAATCCTGAACTAGTGAGAGAATTGATGCGGAACACTGATAGGGCTATGAGCAACATTGAATCATCCCCAGAAGGATTCAACATGCTTAGGCGCATGTATGAAACTGTCCAGGAGCCATTTCTAAATGCTACAACCACTGCAGGGGAAATGGGGAATGACTTGGGTCAAAACCCATTTGTGGCACTTTTGGGTAACCAAGGTGCTACACAGGCAGGAAATCAGACACCTAGTCAATCTGGAACTAGTTCAGATGTAGCAACGGAATCTGCTGCACCAAACAGTAACCCACTTCCCAATCCATGGAGCAGAACTG CAGGAGCTGCACAGACTACCAACTTGAGATCTGCCCCTGCAAGTGATGGAAGGTCTACAGGCATTGCTGGGTTAGGTGGATTTGGTTTGCCAGAGTTGGAAAGGATGGCTGGTGGCGTGCCTGACCCATCCTTTTTAAATCAGCTTTTACAGAATCCAGCCATCATGCAGATGATGCAGAGTCTCCTCTCCAACCCTCAGTTTATGAATCAG GTCTTGAGTCCACAACTCCGTGGCTTGTTGGGATCCAATTCCCAGCTCATTGACGTGTTGCAGAACCCGGAATTGATTCGCCAGCTTACTTCTCCTGAGACGATTCAG CAACTTCTATCTTTTCAACAATCATTTTTATCCCAGGTTGTTCGGCAGCAGCCAAGACA GGAACAAAATCAGACCAGTGATGGTACGGCAG GAGTAACGAACAACAATGGGCTGGGACTTCTGATGAACATGTTCAGTGGGCTTGGGTCTGGTACTGGCGTTGCTAATAATCCTGATG TGCCTCCAGAGGAGCGATATGCGACACAGCTGACCCAGCTACGAGAAATGGGTTTCTTCGACACTCAAGAGAACATTCGTGCTTTAAGTGCCACTGCTGGCAACATCCATGCGGCCGTCGAATGGCTGTTAAGAAATCTTGAGTGA
- the UBQ1 gene encoding ubiquitin domain-containing protein DSK2a isoform X2, with amino-acid sequence MGADGDPDGTGDSDTVTLQVRCSNGSRFSVEAALDSTVGTLKAALVEKCDVPAEQQRLIYKGRILKDEQTLQSYGLASNHTIHLIRALTPPAASAEAATASHEASREPNNTIGVETAVSNEGGQFGGTDSGGMLFRGIGVNRRDGTGSGFLGFGLPELNQMQQQLAQNPSMMREIMNMPAVQSLMNNPDLIRGMIMNNPQMREIIDRNPEFAHILNDPSTLRQSLEVMRNPELVRELMRNTDRAMSNIESSPEGFNMLRRMYETVQEPFLNATTTAGEMGNDLGQNPFVALLGNQGATQAGNQTPSQSGTSSDVATESAAPNSNPLPNPWSRTGAAQTTNLRSAPASDGRSTGIAGLGGFGLPELERMAGGVPDPSFLNQLLQNPAIMQMMQSLLSNPQFMNQVLSPQLRGLLGSNSQLIDVLQNPELIRQLTSPETIQQLLSFQQSFLSQVVRQQPRQEQNQTSDGTAGVTNNNGLGLLMNMFSGLGSGTGVANNPDVPPEERYATQLTQLREMGFFDTQENIRALSATAGNIHAAVEWLLRNLE; translated from the exons ATGGGCGCCGACGGGGACCCCGACGGCACTGGCGACTCGGACACCGTCACCCTCCAAGTCCGGTGCTCCAACGGGTCCAGGTTCTCCGTAGAGGCCGCCCTCGATTCCACCGTCGGCACCCTCAAGGCTGCCCTCGTCGAGAAATGCGACGTCCCGGCGGAGCAGCAGCGGCTGATCTACAAAGGCCGGATCTTGAAGGACGAGCAGACCCTGCAGAGCTACG GATTGGCATCAAATCACACAATTCATTTGATTCGTGCTTTAACACCACCAGCTGCATCTGCTGAAGCAGCAACAGCTAGCCATGAAGCTTCAAGGGAACCAAACAATACTATAGGTGTGGAGACGGCTGTTTCTAATGAAGGTGGGCAATTTGGAGGAACTGATTCTGGAGGCATGCTCTTTCGAGGCATTGGTGTTAACAGGAGAGATGGCACAGGATCCGGATTTTTGGGATTTGGCTTACCAGAACTTAACCAGATGCAGCAACAGCTGGCTCAGAATCCTAGCATGATGAGGGAAATAATGAACATGCCTGCCGTGCAAAGTTTGATGAATAATCCTGATCTAATTCGAGGCATGATAATGAACAATCCTCAAATGCGTGAAATCATAGACAGGAATCCTGAATTTGCACACATTCTTAATGACCCCAGTACTCTCCGACAGTCTCTAGAAGTTATGAGGAATCCTGAACTAGTGAGAGAATTGATGCGGAACACTGATAGGGCTATGAGCAACATTGAATCATCCCCAGAAGGATTCAACATGCTTAGGCGCATGTATGAAACTGTCCAGGAGCCATTTCTAAATGCTACAACCACTGCAGGGGAAATGGGGAATGACTTGGGTCAAAACCCATTTGTGGCACTTTTGGGTAACCAAGGTGCTACACAGGCAGGAAATCAGACACCTAGTCAATCTGGAACTAGTTCAGATGTAGCAACGGAATCTGCTGCACCAAACAGTAACCCACTTCCCAATCCATGGAGCAGAACTG GAGCTGCACAGACTACCAACTTGAGATCTGCCCCTGCAAGTGATGGAAGGTCTACAGGCATTGCTGGGTTAGGTGGATTTGGTTTGCCAGAGTTGGAAAGGATGGCTGGTGGCGTGCCTGACCCATCCTTTTTAAATCAGCTTTTACAGAATCCAGCCATCATGCAGATGATGCAGAGTCTCCTCTCCAACCCTCAGTTTATGAATCAG GTCTTGAGTCCACAACTCCGTGGCTTGTTGGGATCCAATTCCCAGCTCATTGACGTGTTGCAGAACCCGGAATTGATTCGCCAGCTTACTTCTCCTGAGACGATTCAG CAACTTCTATCTTTTCAACAATCATTTTTATCCCAGGTTGTTCGGCAGCAGCCAAGACA GGAACAAAATCAGACCAGTGATGGTACGGCAG GAGTAACGAACAACAATGGGCTGGGACTTCTGATGAACATGTTCAGTGGGCTTGGGTCTGGTACTGGCGTTGCTAATAATCCTGATG TGCCTCCAGAGGAGCGATATGCGACACAGCTGACCCAGCTACGAGAAATGGGTTTCTTCGACACTCAAGAGAACATTCGTGCTTTAAGTGCCACTGCTGGCAACATCCATGCGGCCGTCGAATGGCTGTTAAGAAATCTTGAGTGA
- the UBQ1 gene encoding ubiquitin domain-containing protein DSK2a isoform X3, producing MGADGDPDGTGDSDTVTLQVRCSNGSRFSVEAALDSTVGTLKAALVEKCDVPAEQQRLIYKGRILKDEQTLQSYGLASNHTIHLIRALTPPAASAEAATASHEASREPNNTIGVETAVSNEGGQFGGTDSGGMLFRGIGVNRRDGTGSGFLGFGLPELNQMQQQLAQNPSMMREIMNMPAVQSLMNNPDLIRGMIMNNPQMREIIDRNPEFAHILNDPSTLRQSLEVMRNPELVRELMRNTDRAMSNIESSPEGFNMLRRMYETVQEPFLNATTTAGEMGNDLGQNPFVALLGNQGATQAGNQTPSQSGTSSDVATESAAPNSNPLPNPWSRTAGAAQTTNLRSAPASDGRSTGIAGLGGFGLPELERMAGGVPDPSFLNQLLQNPAIMQMMQSLLSNPQFMNQVLSPQLRGLLGSNSQLIDVLQNPELIRQLTSPETIQQLLSFQQSFLSQVVRQQPRQEQNQTSDGTAGVTNNNGLGLLMNMFSGLGSVPPEERYATQLTQLREMGFFDTQENIRALSATAGNIHAAVEWLLRNLE from the exons ATGGGCGCCGACGGGGACCCCGACGGCACTGGCGACTCGGACACCGTCACCCTCCAAGTCCGGTGCTCCAACGGGTCCAGGTTCTCCGTAGAGGCCGCCCTCGATTCCACCGTCGGCACCCTCAAGGCTGCCCTCGTCGAGAAATGCGACGTCCCGGCGGAGCAGCAGCGGCTGATCTACAAAGGCCGGATCTTGAAGGACGAGCAGACCCTGCAGAGCTACG GATTGGCATCAAATCACACAATTCATTTGATTCGTGCTTTAACACCACCAGCTGCATCTGCTGAAGCAGCAACAGCTAGCCATGAAGCTTCAAGGGAACCAAACAATACTATAGGTGTGGAGACGGCTGTTTCTAATGAAGGTGGGCAATTTGGAGGAACTGATTCTGGAGGCATGCTCTTTCGAGGCATTGGTGTTAACAGGAGAGATGGCACAGGATCCGGATTTTTGGGATTTGGCTTACCAGAACTTAACCAGATGCAGCAACAGCTGGCTCAGAATCCTAGCATGATGAGGGAAATAATGAACATGCCTGCCGTGCAAAGTTTGATGAATAATCCTGATCTAATTCGAGGCATGATAATGAACAATCCTCAAATGCGTGAAATCATAGACAGGAATCCTGAATTTGCACACATTCTTAATGACCCCAGTACTCTCCGACAGTCTCTAGAAGTTATGAGGAATCCTGAACTAGTGAGAGAATTGATGCGGAACACTGATAGGGCTATGAGCAACATTGAATCATCCCCAGAAGGATTCAACATGCTTAGGCGCATGTATGAAACTGTCCAGGAGCCATTTCTAAATGCTACAACCACTGCAGGGGAAATGGGGAATGACTTGGGTCAAAACCCATTTGTGGCACTTTTGGGTAACCAAGGTGCTACACAGGCAGGAAATCAGACACCTAGTCAATCTGGAACTAGTTCAGATGTAGCAACGGAATCTGCTGCACCAAACAGTAACCCACTTCCCAATCCATGGAGCAGAACTG CAGGAGCTGCACAGACTACCAACTTGAGATCTGCCCCTGCAAGTGATGGAAGGTCTACAGGCATTGCTGGGTTAGGTGGATTTGGTTTGCCAGAGTTGGAAAGGATGGCTGGTGGCGTGCCTGACCCATCCTTTTTAAATCAGCTTTTACAGAATCCAGCCATCATGCAGATGATGCAGAGTCTCCTCTCCAACCCTCAGTTTATGAATCAG GTCTTGAGTCCACAACTCCGTGGCTTGTTGGGATCCAATTCCCAGCTCATTGACGTGTTGCAGAACCCGGAATTGATTCGCCAGCTTACTTCTCCTGAGACGATTCAG CAACTTCTATCTTTTCAACAATCATTTTTATCCCAGGTTGTTCGGCAGCAGCCAAGACA GGAACAAAATCAGACCAGTGATGGTACGGCAG GAGTAACGAACAACAATGGGCTGGGACTTCTGATGAACATGTTCAGTGGGCTTGGGTCTG TGCCTCCAGAGGAGCGATATGCGACACAGCTGACCCAGCTACGAGAAATGGGTTTCTTCGACACTCAAGAGAACATTCGTGCTTTAAGTGCCACTGCTGGCAACATCCATGCGGCCGTCGAATGGCTGTTAAGAAATCTTGAGTGA
- the LOC135642861 gene encoding probable cytokinin riboside 5'-monophosphate phosphoribohydrolase LOGL10 produces the protein MEENKVGRPSRFRKVCVFCGSSPGKRNCYQDAAVELGKELVARKVGLVYGGGSVGLMGLVSEAVHRGGGHVIGIIPRTLMCKEITGETIGEVRPVASMHQRKAEMARYSDAFIALPGGYGTLEELLEVITWAQLGIHSKPVGLLNVDGYYDSLLAFIDKAVDDGFIQPIQRRLVVSASNAGDLVQKLEEYEPVQDDVVARLRWEMEQVATRERSP, from the exons ATGGAGGAGAACAAGGTGGGGAGGCCATCAAGGTTCAGGAAGGTGTGCGTGTTCTGCGGGAGCAGCCCCGGCAAGAGGAACTGCTATCAGGATGCTGCTGTGGAGCTGGGGAAAGAACTG GTGGCCAGGAAGGTTGGCCTTGTGTACGGAGGTGGGAGTGTGGGTTTGATGGGACTGGTTTCCGAGGCTGTTCATAGAGGTGGTGGCCATGTCATTGG GATTATCCCGAGGACCCTAATGTGCAAGGAG ATCACCGGAGAAACAATAGGCGAGGTGAGACCAGTGGCCAGCATGCACCAGCGCAAGGCCGAAATGGCTCGCTACTCCGATGCCTTCATCGCACTGCCTG GCGGGTACGGGACGCTGGAGGAGCTCCTGGAGGTCATCACCTGGGCTCAGCTGGGCATCCACAGCAAACCT GTGGGCTTGCTCAATGTCGACGGCTACTACGACTCGCTCTTGGCATTCATAGACAAAGCTGTAGACGACGGCTTCATCCAGCCAATCCAGCGGCGTCTCGTCGTCTCGGCGTCCAACGCCGGAGACCTCGTCCAAAAACTCGAA GAATACGAGCCTGTGCAGGACGACGTGGTTGCGCGGCTTCGCTGGGAGATGGAGCAGGTTGCAACCCGGGAACGGTCTCCATGA